In Phocoena phocoena chromosome 3, mPhoPho1.1, whole genome shotgun sequence, a single window of DNA contains:
- the FTMT gene encoding ferritin, mitochondrial — protein MLPCFLFLSKHISTSLVSLRRARHGFALPPRWVPRRPWGSPPAAPGRLLAAAASSRGPAGPAGAPSRVRQNFHPDSEAAINRQINLELCASYVYLSMAYYFSRDDVALHNFARYFLRLSREETEHAEKLMRLQNQRGGQICLQDIKKPDQDDWKSGLNAMECALLLEKNVNQSLLELHTLASDKGDPHLCDFLETHYLNEQVKSIKQLGDHVHNLVKMGAPDSGLAEYLFDRHTLGNENNQN, from the coding sequence ATGCTGCCCTGTTTCTTGTTCCTCTCCAAGCACATCAGCACTTCGTTGGTGTCCCTGCGCAGGGCGCGCCATGGCTTCGCGCTCCCGCCGCGATGGGTCCCCAGGCGGCCCTGGGGCTCCCCGCCCGCCGCCCCCGGCCGCCTGCTGGCCGCAGCCGCCTCCTCGCGGGGACCAGCAGGGCCAGCCGGCGCCCCCTCCAGGGTGCGCCAGAACTTCCACCCGGACTCCGAGGCCGCCATCAACCGCCAGATCAACCTGGAGCTCTGTGCGTCCTACGTGTACTTGTCTATGGCCTATTACTTCTCCCGAGATGACGTGGCCTTGCACAACTTCGCCAGATATTTCCTTCGACTGTCCCGGGAGGAGACCGAGCACGCGGAGAAGCTGATGAGGCTGCAGAACCAGCGGGGAGGACAGATCTGCCTACAGGACATCAAGAAACCGGACCAGGACGACTGGAAAAGCGGGCTGAATGCCATGGAGTGCGCTCTGCTcttggaaaagaatgtgaaccAGTCGTTGCTGGAATTGCACACTCTGGCCTCAGACAAAGGTGACCCCCATTTGTGCGATTTCCTGGAAACCCACTATCTGAATGAGCaggtgaagtctatcaaacaACTAGGTGACCACGTGCACAACTTGGTTAAGATGGGAGCCCCGGATTCTGGCCTGGCAGAGTACCTTTTTGACAGACATACCCttggaaatgaaaacaatcagAACTAA